The genomic DNA CAGAAACCCCAGTAATCATTTCGgatctcatcatcaaatttcttcttcatttcaGGGTGCTTCTCAAGGTATTCATCTGCTGTCATGGTGCTTATCTTTTTATGTCAAGTAATTGTCAAAAGGATTTTAATACATATTTCACGGCAGAATCAATCTCACAGCAGATGATATCAGGTTACCTTCAACTCTTGAACTTCAATGACTTCTTTCTCTAGTCTCTCCGATTCCTTCAGCGAATCTTGCTCTGCTTGTTTCAGTTCCACTAACtgaaattcaaaaaacataCTCCTTTTAAGCATCTCAACCAGCTCCCATCAACTGATCTTGTAGATAAAGATTTTTAACATTTCCATACCTAAAGGAGATAGATGGAGTGTGAGATAGACTTTAGTTGACTAGGATGGTGTGATGATCTTAAGGAGATAGAGGAGACTTAATagtaaagaaaataacaagggATGAGATTTAATAGTAAAGAAGATAACAAGGGACGAGACTAAGAGAATTCATGAGATACCTTGGTTGAAAATAAGAAGAGAAGGCATAATAGGGAGTACCCTTACTATATAGAACATGACGTAACTGAGTACAGAATCTAATTTGTTATCTAGTGGCGAGCTGGCTTTAAGAATGGTGTATTTAAGTTTAGGTAAAGAATGTGGAAGTCATGATAGTTTGAGGGAAAATTTGGgatttaaactttaatatatgTCAATAATTGTATGCTCTTCTATGAAGTGAATGAAAATGTATATAAAGCTTATTGAACTACTCATGGGTTActtaaaaaaagaatgaaatatGTTAAGGAAACTCTAGCAACCACAGGTTCAGATAAACGAATAGAAAGAGGTTAAAAATTCGGACATTGCAAGAAATGAACACCTAAGAGAAAGGTAATAAATGCTCTCACCAGGGCATCAAATTTGGGTTTATACTGAGGAGTGACATTGTCCACATACTTTGGAATTTCGATGCCTACAGCACATTATAAAAAGTGTCAATCAATAACAATCAAATCATAATATTCAATACTATGCAAATGATGGAGAGAAAATTGAGATAAATGGAAAACATAAGAGGTGACCTCATGAATAAATTTTCATACAAGGCCTATGTTTCGAGCTTAGATATTAGTGAAGAAACATATGAGATTTAGTCAATAAGAGTTAATCACTAATAAGAACAACAGAAGCTAAGGTATTTGTAACATGGCGaaacaaataaatcaatttacATACTATCGTAGGCCTCTTTGTACATATCAACCAAACGTGAGCCAATTCCTTTCCTATAATACTCCCAGTCAACAGGTTCTGGCTCCTGCATTTTAGAAAGCAAACAGTCATAAAGGAAACGAGACTTAAAGGCTCACAAGCAAGGGGAAACCTATTACTAAACCAAACTGGGCTGCATATTATCTTCTAACCAAGCAGGAGATGAAGATCACcaacaaacataagaataagAACATAGCAGGTCCTAGATCTGAAATCACGAATATAAGTAATGGACCAAATAATGTAGGTTATGGCACTATGTGGTATTTTTCTTATTCCAAAGGTTAAAGATGAAAAGATTATGACAGAATGTGCCAATTTATCATTGATAAGTGTACATTTCCCCCATTTCTCTCTTATTATGCATCCAAATGGATCGTCAACATCAGCAAGGAAAGAGGAATCAATAGAATATCTCTATCTGTCTTAGGGCCAAAAGTCAGAGACCTAATCAACCGATTAAACTAACTAGTCAATGACCTCCAAAGACGAAAGCATCATCAGATGACAACACAAGCAAGTAAACAGACACACAAATCCTAGGAAATTTACTTAAACTGAAGGCGAACCAGGATAGGATCCAAATAGCGTAGAATCTCGGAAGATAGATAAAAATGACGGTTACTACTAGTACCTGACTGAACTTTGTTTGAAGAGATGTATTAACTTCATCGAAGGCACGTCTGAGATTAGCGAATTCCTTACCAGCCTCATCGGATACGATAAGCTTAGCCATGCCTTCCCAATCGATGGTCTTTCCGACCTTGAAAGTGACATCAGCAATCTTTTTCCCCACTCTCATCGTAAACTCTCTCCATCAACAaacgggaaatttgaggaaatgaccccaaaatagGGGCTAAATGCGTTTGGTGCGGGCCCAAgttttttatagcgctggtgacccccaaattttttaatgaccattatacccatgcgtcacgcaccctccagatgcgtgacgcaccctgaaccctataaagtcataatttttttttcattttcgattcattttctctctcatctatgTCTTCTCCGCCGGTGAACCCTAATGGCGGAAAaaaatttctcttcttttcattGGTGAAGAACAGATCGAAGAGGCACCGTggaccattccactatattcaatGGCGTAGAGCGGCGAAGAACTACTTCCAACGGCGAACTGCGGCTCCAACGGCGAACGACGACGgccaaaagataaaattttcaCTATATTTGTTgtattcgtttatattttgtgttgatttcgtttacatatgattgtttgtgttgatttgtGAAGATTTTGTTTATAGAACGTCATCGATTCGTCCAGATTCGCAGGATGCGTCACGCAGGATGCGTCACGTAGCAACCTGTCTGCGCAGCAACGAACGGACCATAGAAAGAAAGCCGCAGTCA from Impatiens glandulifera chromosome 9, dImpGla2.1, whole genome shotgun sequence includes the following:
- the LOC124915613 gene encoding ATP synthase subunit d, mitochondrial-like; this encodes MRVGKKIADVTFKVGKTIDWEGMAKLIVSDEAGKEFANLRRAFDEVNTSLQTKFSQEPEPVDWEYYRKGIGSRLVDMYKEAYDSIEIPKYVDNVTPQYKPKFDALLVELKQAEQDSLKESERLEKEVIEVQELKKKISTMTADEYLEKHPEMKKKFDDEIRNDYWGF